CGATAAATCATGCGTGACGATGCGCGCGGCCGGACAAAATTGAGATGGCCGCTGCCAGACCGGAAGAGCGATCTGGTCTGGTCTGTCCTGGCGACGAGAGCCGGTTTGCGGCGAATTGCCGTGACCGCGGGCGTTCATGGCTTGTTCATTGGCTTTCTGCGGAGTACCCAACGCCATGGCTACACGAGTGATTCCCCCGTCGGACAAGGACATTCAGGAGATCGGGCTGCGGGATGCGCTGGAAGAGCGCTATCTCGCCTATGCCCTCTCGACCATCATGCATCGGGCATTGCCGGATGCGCGGGACGGGCTGAAGCCCGTTCACCGCCGCATTCTCTACGGCATGAACCTGCTGCGGCTCGATCCGGGCTCGACGCCAAAGAAGTCGGCGAAGATCGTCGGCGACGTGATGGGTAATTTCCATCCGCATGGCGACCAAGCCATTTACGACGCGCTGGTGCGCTTGGCGCAGGATTTCTCCTCACGTTATCCGCTGATCGACGGGCAGGGGAATTTCGGCAATATCGACGGCGATAATGCCGCCGCCTATCGTTACACCGAAGCGCGCATGACCGAGGTCGCGCGACTCCTGCTCGAGGGGATCAACGAGAACGCCGTCGACTTCCGTCCGAACTATGACGGCTTGTCGGAAGAGCCCGTGGTGCTGCCGGGCGCGTTTCCAAACCTCCTGGCCAATGGTTCACAGGGCATCGCGGTCGGCATGGCGACGTCGATCCCGCCGCATAACGCGGCCGAACTTTGTGACGCAGCCCTGTTCCTGATCGACAATCCCAATGCGCGTTCCAAGACGCTGCTGAAATACGTGCCGGGTCCGGATTTCCCGACCGGCGGCATCGTGGTCGACAGCAGGGAGGCGATTGCCGAGGCCTATACGACGGGTCGTGGCGGTTTCCGTATCCGCGCGCGCTGGGCCAAGGAGGATGGCGGCCGTGGTTCCTATCAGATCGTGGTCACCGAAATCCCGTGGTTGGTCCAGAAGTCCCGGCTGATCGAACGCATCGCCGAATTGCTGAACGAGCGCAAACTGCCGCTGGTCGGCGACATCCGCGATGAATCGACATCGGACGTGCGCATCGTCATCGAGCCGAAAACGCGAACGGTCGACCCGGTATTGTTGATGGAGTCGCTGTTCAAGGTGAGCGAGCTGGAAAGCCGCATTCCCTTGAACATGAACGTGCTCGTCAAGGGCCGCATCCCGCGCGTCATCGGCCTCGCCGAAGCCTTGCGTGAATGGCTGGATCATCGCCGCGATGTACTGGTGCGCCGGTCGCAGTTCCGGCTGGATGCGATCGAGCATCGGCTGGAAGTGCTTGGCGGCTATCTGATCGCCTATTTGAATCTCGACAAGGTGATCAAGATCATCCGGACCGAGGACGAGCCCAAGCCCGTCCTGATCAAGACCTTTACACTGACCGAGGTTCAGGCCGACGCCATTCTCAACATGCGTTTGCGCAACTTGCGCAAGCTCGAGGAGATGGAAATCCGCGGCGAGGACAAGGCTCTGCGCGACGAGCGCAAGAAGCTGAAATCGCTGCTCGCCTCCGAGCCGGAGCAATGGAAGACTGTTGCCGGCGAGATCAGGAACGTGCGCGAGACTTTCGGTCCGAAAACCGCGCTCGGCAAGCGCCGCACGAGCTTCGGTCAGGTGCAGGATGTCGAACAGGAACTGGCAGAAATTCTGGTCGAACGCGAACCGGTCACCGTCGTCGTGTCGGAAAAAGGCTGGGTGCGCGCACTGCGCGGCCACGTCACCGATCTGTCCGGCGTTGCTTTCAAGTCGGACGATTCACTGCAATTCGCTTTCCCGGCGGAAACGACTTCGAAATGCGTGTTCTTTGCCAGCAACGGCAAGTTCTACACCATCGATGCATCCAAACTTCCCGGCGGTCGAGGGCATGGCGAGCCGGTGCGGTTGTTCATCGATCTCGAAGGTGAGGCGTCGATCGTCGCGGCCTTCAAGTTCCAGGGCGGCCGCAAATTCCTCGTTGCTTCGGCGGAGGGCAAAGGCTTCATCGT
The genomic region above belongs to Pseudorhodoplanes sinuspersici and contains:
- the parC gene encoding DNA topoisomerase IV subunit A, with product MATRVIPPSDKDIQEIGLRDALEERYLAYALSTIMHRALPDARDGLKPVHRRILYGMNLLRLDPGSTPKKSAKIVGDVMGNFHPHGDQAIYDALVRLAQDFSSRYPLIDGQGNFGNIDGDNAAAYRYTEARMTEVARLLLEGINENAVDFRPNYDGLSEEPVVLPGAFPNLLANGSQGIAVGMATSIPPHNAAELCDAALFLIDNPNARSKTLLKYVPGPDFPTGGIVVDSREAIAEAYTTGRGGFRIRARWAKEDGGRGSYQIVVTEIPWLVQKSRLIERIAELLNERKLPLVGDIRDESTSDVRIVIEPKTRTVDPVLLMESLFKVSELESRIPLNMNVLVKGRIPRVIGLAEALREWLDHRRDVLVRRSQFRLDAIEHRLEVLGGYLIAYLNLDKVIKIIRTEDEPKPVLIKTFTLTEVQADAILNMRLRNLRKLEEMEIRGEDKALRDERKKLKSLLASEPEQWKTVAGEIRNVRETFGPKTALGKRRTSFGQVQDVEQELAEILVEREPVTVVVSEKGWVRALRGHVTDLSGVAFKSDDSLQFAFPAETTSKCVFFASNGKFYTIDASKLPGGRGHGEPVRLFIDLEGEASIVAAFKFQGGRKFLVASAEGKGFIVPEDECLANTRKGKQVMNIKAPDAAVAITLIEGDQVAVIGENRKLLIFPLDQVPEMTRGAGVRLQRYKDGKLSDIMTFPAKDGMTWFDSAGRTNVTTTKELADWRGNRSDAGRLPPKGFPRSNKFGKSIG